From Actinomyces procaprae:
GGCAGCGGGTGCCCGAGTCCTTTACGGCGGCACCGTCCGGCGGGCGAGCCGGCCCGCGCTCCTGGCGGGCGGCCCCGAGCAGCGCCCCGCCCTTGTGGCCGGGAATGGACTGCTGCTCACCCGCACACCGTCGCGCACTTGGCCCCGCCACGCCCATGCCTTGGCGGGGCCGGGCGCGCGTCACTCCTATCAGGACCGAAGAAAGAGATACTCCCCGGATGTCATCCCCTCACAGCCGCAGCGTCGGTGCGGTGATCTTCGTCGTGGCCTACACGACCTTCCTCGCCACTTTCAACGAGACCTTCCTGAACGTGGCACTGACCCCGATGATGCAGGACCTGAGCGTCGGCTCGGGCACCATTGGCTGGGTCACCACCGCATACATGCTTGCGGCGGCCATCATGGTGCCCGTCACCGGTTTCCTATACCGGTCGGTGCCCACGCACCGGCTGCTCATGACCGCCCTGACCCTTCTGCTCGCCGGCGCTGTGCTGGGCGCCGTGGCACCGAGCTTCGCGGTCGTGCTCGTGTCCCGCATCGTGCAGGCGCTGGGAACCGGGATGATCGTGCCGATCGGCATGAACCTGACGCTGGCGGTCTCGCCCCGGGAGAAGCTGGGCACCAACATGGGCGTGGTCTCCGCGATGACCACCCTCGGGCCCGCGTTCGGCCCGATCATTGCCGGCACGATCCTGCAGTTCGGCACCTGGCACACCTTGTTCGTCGCCTTCGCCGTACTCATCGCGCTCGCCTGGATCGTCGCCTTCGTCTGCGTCGGTGACGAGGCCGAGCTCACGCACCCCCGCCTGGACGCGGCCTCCACCACCCTCATCTCCCTGGCGCTGATTGGAATCCTGTACGGCATCTCCACGGTCTTCACCGGTTCTGCCCTGCTGGCAGTTGCGTGCCTGGGCGCCGGGCTGGTTGCGCTGGTCGGCTTCGTGATTCGCCAGCGTTACGCCCCCGAGCCGCTGATCGACCTGCGCCCGCTGGGCAACCGCGGCTTCGCCCTCGGCCTGTGCGTCATCTTCGCCTCGCTGATGATCGTGTTCTCGATGAACATCCTGCTGCCCATGTTCATGCAGTCCGCGCTGGGATTCTCGGCCTTCAACGCAGCTCTGACGCTGCTGCCCGCCTGCATCCTGTCCTGCATCCTCGCGCCGCTCGCCGGCTCCCTGTTCGACCGGTACGGCCTGCGGTTCTCGCTGCCGCTGGCCCTGGCCGTGGTCGTCGGCTTCACCTTCGCCCTGTCCATGCTCGGTGAGGGTGCCGGATCCTGGCAGATCATGGCCTGCTATGCGCCTGTGATCGCCGGAACCGCGTTCACCATGGGGCCGGCCCAGACCTTCGCACTGGCCAGTCTTGAGCGTCCGCTGTTCCCGCACGGGACCACGATCATCTCCACGGCCTTCCAGGTGGCCGGCTGCATCGGCTCCTCCCTGTTCATGGGCATCCTCTCGGGTGTGCAGGCGGGCCGGGTAGCCGGAGGCGAGTCGATGGCCGCAGCCACCGCCGCCGGTTTCCACGCCGCCGCCCTGGTGGCCGCGGGCATCGCCGTGGTGGCCCTGGTCCTGGCATTCCGGCTGGCCCGGATCGAGCGCCTGCAGCTGCGTGACCGGGCCGACGGCGTCCGTGAGGCTGCCGCGGAGCCCGTCGCCGAGCCCGCCGTGGCGGCTGCGGCGCAGGAGTCCGGCGTCCTCGTGGACTGAGCGGGGCCGCCCTCCGGCGTCCCCTTCAGGCGCGTTCGCACGCGAAGGATCCCCGGCCCCGGTTACTCCGGGGCCGGGGATCCTGTATGCGCGCCTGTATGACCGTGCCGGCGCCCGCGCGCGATGCACCCGAGACGGCCGGCTTCCGGAACGCCCGCTAGGTCGTGCCGCGCAAGTCGTTTGTGCTGGTGGGGGGTGCTGGCTGTGTGGGTGCCTCCGGGCGGGCAGGCCCGGGTGCTCGGTGAGGATCGTTGTGCGCAGGGCGTTCCAGCGGTTCCGGGTGCCGGGATGTCGACGGCCGAGAGGGCGCGCGGGGATTGCGCCGTCGGTTGGACCGCTCACGCCCCGATGGACCGCTCACGCCCCGTTGGACCGCCGTAACCGGCGGCTACGGCGGTCCAACGGGGGAACAGGGGTCCAACGGGGGAACAGGGGTCCAACTGGCAGGCTCAACAGCCACACACTGCCACCCAGCCGCGCACCGCCACCCGAGCACTTACACAACAGGACCTAGGGCGTCGAGCGGTACGTGCGCTCAACGAGTTCAACGTCACCCCAGGGCAGCGGGTCCGGGGCCGAGCCGACGAAGACGCCGTCGACCATGTCGGTGAAGCCCGTCAGCAGCCATTGGCCGTCACGCAGCTGGAACAGCTGTCCGGCGTACAGGTACTCGGGGCGCACGTAGCGGGCGGCTTCGATATTCCAGGGCCCGAGTGGCCCCTCCCCCTCGGCGACCCACACTCCGCCCGGGCCCGGCTGCGCCTGCATGTCCTGCCCGCAGGAGAAGACCAGCAGGTGCCGCCCCTGCACGCAGTGGGACTGGCTGACCTCCAGCTGGCCGAACACGCCGGGCCCGGTCAGGGGTGGCAGCACCTCCCAGTGGTCGAGGTCGTCGGATACGGCGTGACCGATCACGCCGGCATGCGTGCGCTCAACGCCACGGGCGCGGGCGGTGATCAGCATGTGCCAGCGCCCGTCGTGGTGGAAGACGAAGGGGTCCCGCCACGGCTCGTCGAAGGCGTACCCGGGGTTCCACTTCTCATACCAGCGTCCGTCCGCCTCAAGCGGATGGGCGCACCGGCGTTCGAAGGTGACCCCGTCGTCGGAGTCCGCCCAGCCGATCCGCTGCACCATGCCGCGCTCGGCACGCGAGATACCCGTGTAGAACACGCGCATGCCGCCGCCGGGCCTGCGTACGGTACAGCCGGTCCAGATGGCCTGGTCATCGAAGGCGGGCCCGTCGGAGTGCACCAGTGCGTCGGGAAGCAGCCGCCACCTGCGCGCGTCGTCGGAGACGGCGTGCCCCAGGCCGGCACGCCAGTGCCGCCGGTCCGGATCATGCAGCGCCCGGGACGCCCGCAGGAAGAACAGGTGGTAGCGCTCGCCGTCGTAGGTGATCCAGTGGTCCCACAGCCAGTGGTCGGCCAGTGTCAGCGCCATCACTCACCCCTTGACGGCGGTACCTGCGAGCGACTGCACGAAGGACCGCTGGAAGATGACGAAGATGATCAGCACCGGCAGGGTGATGAGGGTGCCGTACGCCATGATCTGTCCCCACACGGGGTTGAGCTGGAAGAAGTACTGCATGCCCACGCTTACCGGCCGCATCGACTCCTGCTGCACCACCATCAGCGGCCACAGGTAGGAGTTCCAGGCCGGGAGCATCGTGATGATCGCGACGGTGGCGAATGTCGGGCCGGACAGCGGCACGACAATCTTGCGGTAGATGGTCCACCAGCCGGCGCCGTCGACGCGGGCGGCCTCGTCGATCTCCTTGGGGATGTCGCCGAAGTGCTGGGCGAACAGGAAGATCGCCAGCGCGTTGGCGACGTAGGGCAGGATCTGCACCTGGTAGGTGTTGAGCATGCCCTGCTTGAACAGGAATCCGTCCACGGCCCACTGGATCGAGGGCAGCTTGGCCACCCAGAACACCAGCGGCACGGCGATCGTCTCGAAGGGCACCATGAGGGTGGCCAGCACCAGGGACAGGATGAGGTTCTTGCCCTTCCAGCGCATGCGCGAGATGGCGAAGCCGATCATGGAGTTCACGATCAGCCCCAGGCCCACGATGGCCACCGTCACGATGACGGAGTTGGCGATGAACCGCCCCGCCGGGACCCGGTTGAACACGCCCTCGTAGTTGTCGAGGCTGAGGTCTCCCACGGGGAGGAACGCACGCGGTGTGCCGAGGTCGGCGAAGATCTGGCTGTCGGTCTTCAGCGAGGAGAAGATCATGAACAGCAGGGGGAAGACCGCCACCACCGCGGCCAGGGTGAGTCCCAGGTAGGTCAGGACCTTGGAGCGCCGCTTGGTGGCGGCGCGGCCGCGTCGCCTTGAGGCGCGCGAGGGCGCGTCGCCCGCACGGGCTGCTGCCTTCCCCTGTGTGCTCGATTGGGTGTTCGATGCGACAGTCATGTCAGTCGTCCTCCCGGGTGAGGCGCCGCTGAATGAGGCTGATGGCCAGCACGGCGATGAAGAAGATCAGCGAGATTGCACTGCCGTAGCCCATGTCCTGCTCGCGGTAGCCCTTGCGCACCGCGTGGTACACGAGCGTGGAGGTGGCGTCCTGCGGTCCGCCCGAGGTCATCACGTCCACCTGCACGAACAGTCCCAGGGCGGCGATGGTGATGGTGACCAGGATGAACACCATGGTGGAGTGGAGGCCGGGCCAGGTGACGTAGCGGAAGCGCTGCCAGCCGTTGACCCCGTCCAGGGCGGCGGCCTCGTACAGTGCCGGGTCGATGCCCTGCAGCCCGGACAGCCAGATGATCATGTGCAGCCCGACCGCCTGCCAGATGGACAGCAGGATGATGGCGGGCATCGCCGTACCGGGGTTGTTGAGCCAGGCGACGGCGGTCCATCCGCCGCCGGTGAGGGTGTTGAGGATCGAGTTGAACAGGCCGTCCTTCTCGTAGAAGAAGCTCCACAGGATGGAGACGACCACCATTGAGGTCACCACCGGCATGAAGATCATGGTGCGGAAGGCGGTTACCCCCTTGACCTTCTGGTTGACCAGGATGGCCAGCGCCAGCGCGAGCCCCGACTGGCAGGGCACGACGACGAGCGCGAAGAACGCCGTGTTGGTCAGCGACCGGATGAAGGTCGGGTCTGCGCTGAAGGCGCGGATGAAGTTGTTCAGCCCGATGAACTCCGGCGGGTTCGGGGAGATCAGCCGCGCGTTGGTGAAGCTCAGCGCGAAGGTCAGCAGGATCGGGATGCCCATGAACAGCAGCAGGAGCAGCAGGGCGGGCGAGGCCATGAGCCAGGCCGTACGCGCCTCCTTGCGTGCCGCCGATGAGCGACTGCGTTGCTTTCCGACGTCACGTGTCGGTTCGATGGTTGTTGATGCAGGCATGACGATTCCTTCCCGGCGGGGCGCCGTGGCACCCCGCCGGTCTTTGGAAGTGGGCGGCGGGTCAGTGGGTCACTTGGACTGGTAGCCGTTGTTGGAGGCGATGTCGGCGTCGATGTCCTTGACCGCCTGGTCCAGCGTGGCCTTCACGT
This genomic window contains:
- a CDS encoding MFS transporter, coding for MSSPHSRSVGAVIFVVAYTTFLATFNETFLNVALTPMMQDLSVGSGTIGWVTTAYMLAAAIMVPVTGFLYRSVPTHRLLMTALTLLLAGAVLGAVAPSFAVVLVSRIVQALGTGMIVPIGMNLTLAVSPREKLGTNMGVVSAMTTLGPAFGPIIAGTILQFGTWHTLFVAFAVLIALAWIVAFVCVGDEAELTHPRLDAASTTLISLALIGILYGISTVFTGSALLAVACLGAGLVALVGFVIRQRYAPEPLIDLRPLGNRGFALGLCVIFASLMIVFSMNILLPMFMQSALGFSAFNAALTLLPACILSCILAPLAGSLFDRYGLRFSLPLALAVVVGFTFALSMLGEGAGSWQIMACYAPVIAGTAFTMGPAQTFALASLERPLFPHGTTIISTAFQVAGCIGSSLFMGILSGVQAGRVAGGESMAAATAAGFHAAALVAAGIAVVALVLAFRLARIERLQLRDRADGVREAAAEPVAEPAVAAAAQESGVLVD
- a CDS encoding carbohydrate ABC transporter permease, translated to MPASTTIEPTRDVGKQRSRSSAARKEARTAWLMASPALLLLLLFMGIPILLTFALSFTNARLISPNPPEFIGLNNFIRAFSADPTFIRSLTNTAFFALVVVPCQSGLALALAILVNQKVKGVTAFRTMIFMPVVTSMVVVSILWSFFYEKDGLFNSILNTLTGGGWTAVAWLNNPGTAMPAIILLSIWQAVGLHMIIWLSGLQGIDPALYEAAALDGVNGWQRFRYVTWPGLHSTMVFILVTITIAALGLFVQVDVMTSGGPQDATSTLVYHAVRKGYREQDMGYGSAISLIFFIAVLAISLIQRRLTREDD
- a CDS encoding carbohydrate ABC transporter permease, whose translation is MTVASNTQSSTQGKAAARAGDAPSRASRRRGRAATKRRSKVLTYLGLTLAAVVAVFPLLFMIFSSLKTDSQIFADLGTPRAFLPVGDLSLDNYEGVFNRVPAGRFIANSVIVTVAIVGLGLIVNSMIGFAISRMRWKGKNLILSLVLATLMVPFETIAVPLVFWVAKLPSIQWAVDGFLFKQGMLNTYQVQILPYVANALAIFLFAQHFGDIPKEIDEAARVDGAGWWTIYRKIVVPLSGPTFATVAIITMLPAWNSYLWPLMVVQQESMRPVSVGMQYFFQLNPVWGQIMAYGTLITLPVLIIFVIFQRSFVQSLAGTAVKG
- a CDS encoding glycosyl hydrolase family 32 → MALTLADHWLWDHWITYDGERYHLFFLRASRALHDPDRRHWRAGLGHAVSDDARRWRLLPDALVHSDGPAFDDQAIWTGCTVRRPGGGMRVFYTGISRAERGMVQRIGWADSDDGVTFERRCAHPLEADGRWYEKWNPGYAFDEPWRDPFVFHHDGRWHMLITARARGVERTHAGVIGHAVSDDLDHWEVLPPLTGPGVFGQLEVSQSHCVQGRHLLVFSCGQDMQAQPGPGGVWVAEGEGPLGPWNIEAARYVRPEYLYAGQLFQLRDGQWLLTGFTDMVDGVFVGSAPDPLPWGDVELVERTYRSTP